From one Peredibacter starrii genomic stretch:
- a CDS encoding tail fiber domain-containing protein encodes MGKLSRVFYHFLCGSLIAIISAAYAESLSYSGRLVNTNGSPVMGPVDLKFDLASTANTSTILCTQQITNVSLTNGVFHVKLDLNCGAQTLSQVLGSIISPDAAAIRVTNETASKSYSFQSLHSVPSAEIAHGLSKLNANNNEVLTWTGSKWEPKPIVGATGGTVTDITAGTGLSGGTITNSGTIAIANGGVTDTHLAGNISRSKLAAGTANSVVVTNGSGVMTEVSQLPVSNGGTGSSTAAGARTNLGLGDAAVATIGYGAGQVMPGEVPMCLSHQKLQMNLGPTFWSCVNDNDSLDATKLPLTGGTMSGAIAMGNNQITGLAAPTLGTDAATKDYVDTKVSTAPGDNLGNHTATTNLALGSNNITGVGTISIANGAWNSPSINFTSSPSTGFFNNGGIIGFSANGSLSMNLSSSTLIMNGSFAPYLRLGGGTFNASNPTYAFNGDPDTGIFNLSTDILGFTTGGVEKMRILATGEVAIGKSTAAGKLDVAGDVALEGAVRFKSDNANYVTLKAPASLGATFNYTLPLTAPTAGQVLSSSAAGVMSWITPTSSPITTVFGRTGAVTATAGDYSGALITNTPAGTIAASTVQGAIDELAAEKQAADATLTSLAAYNTNGILVQTAADTFAGRSISGVANRTSVTNGNGVSGNPTVDIDTNLLPSPAGGDAGKFLKASGANASAWTALAALDITSALGFTPVNKAGDTLSSGTFSFGGTSLLQVTNNPVNATDVTNKQYVDGQISGAGNQWGLASGNVYRSTGNVGIGTSTPGAQIEVSAVNLSPRVKVVNTSSSGVRYPGFSGVNFTGGTAGFPVLDLLNSRGTEAAPLPIVLGDPLGAVTAMGNQNSGSTAFTNAAQIYFSADGNFSATSTPANIYFRTTPAGAVNNVNRMTITSGGLVGIGNSSPNALLSLGDGTSGDKLLRINETSATHKRASMMLGQWEIGQDSQPNNTRDFFIFDGFQSQQRLVIGSSGNVGLGVNNPSYKLHVGPGNFFLESGHLFVRHNSNEGGAVRIQNMQKTGALVNDWVIYNMTGGYNNGLAFWRYAADGTNLGPSMNLHDNGNVGIGTSAPSERLEVMGNVKGVAFLNTSDRRLKRDIASIQDPIEKIKQLHGVTYKWKESGEKSVGFIAQEVEKVFPELVRTDKVTGMKSVQYSNLVAVLVEGFKKQYDQGEKEKAELKKEIDRLKAENEETNRRLDRIEKALQKHP; translated from the coding sequence ATCATTTCTTATGTGGCTCTCTCATCGCCATCATCTCCGCTGCCTATGCGGAGTCGTTAAGTTATTCCGGCCGTCTGGTTAACACAAATGGTTCACCAGTTATGGGCCCTGTAGATTTGAAATTTGATCTCGCAAGCACGGCAAATACATCGACTATTCTTTGTACTCAACAAATCACAAACGTTTCACTTACTAATGGTGTCTTCCATGTGAAATTAGATTTGAATTGTGGTGCTCAAACTCTTTCTCAAGTGTTGGGTTCAATTATTTCACCGGATGCTGCCGCCATTAGAGTGACGAATGAAACTGCAAGTAAATCATATTCATTTCAGTCGCTACATTCAGTTCCATCGGCGGAAATCGCTCATGGTCTTTCAAAGTTAAATGCGAATAACAATGAAGTACTCACTTGGACTGGTTCTAAATGGGAACCAAAACCTATCGTTGGCGCGACTGGTGGTACGGTTACTGACATTACTGCAGGAACAGGATTATCAGGTGGAACGATTACGAACTCAGGTACTATAGCCATTGCAAATGGCGGAGTAACTGATACACATCTTGCCGGAAATATTTCTCGCTCTAAACTCGCTGCCGGGACCGCCAACTCAGTAGTTGTAACGAATGGTTCAGGAGTGATGACTGAAGTTTCACAACTTCCAGTTTCAAATGGTGGTACGGGCTCTTCAACTGCGGCCGGTGCGCGTACGAATTTAGGATTGGGTGATGCTGCTGTTGCGACGATTGGTTACGGTGCTGGTCAAGTTATGCCAGGCGAAGTTCCCATGTGTCTTTCTCATCAAAAACTTCAGATGAATTTAGGGCCAACGTTTTGGTCATGTGTGAATGATAATGATTCTCTGGATGCTACTAAACTTCCTCTTACTGGTGGAACAATGAGTGGCGCCATTGCGATGGGGAACAATCAAATCACAGGACTTGCGGCCCCGACGCTTGGAACCGATGCTGCGACTAAAGACTATGTTGATACGAAAGTCTCTACTGCTCCTGGAGATAATCTCGGTAACCACACAGCAACAACTAATCTCGCTCTTGGATCTAACAACATTACTGGTGTTGGCACAATTTCTATTGCTAATGGTGCATGGAATTCGCCAAGCATCAACTTTACAAGTTCACCTTCAACAGGTTTCTTCAATAATGGTGGAATCATAGGATTTTCTGCTAACGGAAGTCTTTCTATGAATCTTTCATCGTCAACCCTGATTATGAATGGTTCATTTGCTCCTTACCTGCGTCTTGGTGGTGGAACTTTTAATGCTTCAAATCCAACTTATGCATTTAATGGAGATCCCGATACAGGGATATTCAATCTTTCGACTGACATTCTTGGCTTCACAACTGGTGGAGTCGAAAAAATGCGTATTCTCGCTACCGGTGAAGTTGCGATTGGTAAATCAACAGCAGCAGGAAAACTTGATGTTGCCGGAGATGTTGCCCTGGAAGGTGCAGTAAGATTTAAGTCTGATAACGCAAACTATGTAACACTGAAAGCTCCAGCATCTCTGGGTGCTACTTTCAATTATACTCTTCCATTGACGGCTCCAACTGCGGGCCAAGTTCTTTCATCAAGTGCTGCTGGTGTTATGTCCTGGATCACACCAACTTCTTCTCCGATTACGACTGTCTTCGGAAGGACAGGGGCGGTGACTGCTACGGCCGGTGATTACTCTGGTGCTCTTATTACAAATACTCCAGCAGGAACAATTGCTGCCTCTACTGTACAAGGTGCAATTGATGAACTGGCGGCCGAAAAGCAAGCGGCAGATGCCACGCTGACTTCACTCGCTGCCTATAATACGAATGGAATCTTAGTTCAAACTGCAGCTGATACTTTCGCTGGCAGAAGTATTTCTGGTGTCGCAAATAGAACGTCAGTAACAAATGGTAATGGAGTTTCAGGTAACCCAACAGTAGACATTGATACTAATCTTCTTCCTTCACCTGCTGGTGGAGACGCTGGAAAATTTTTAAAAGCTTCTGGTGCCAATGCTTCTGCGTGGACCGCTCTGGCGGCCTTAGATATTACAAGTGCTCTGGGATTCACACCTGTTAATAAAGCAGGGGACACTTTAAGTTCCGGTACTTTCAGTTTTGGTGGGACAAGCCTTCTTCAAGTCACAAATAATCCCGTCAACGCTACTGATGTAACCAACAAACAGTATGTGGATGGACAAATTTCAGGAGCAGGAAACCAATGGGGTCTTGCAAGTGGTAATGTTTATCGAAGCACAGGTAACGTAGGGATTGGAACTTCAACTCCGGGTGCTCAGATTGAAGTGAGTGCAGTCAATTTGAGTCCTCGAGTAAAAGTCGTAAATACTTCAAGTTCAGGTGTAAGGTATCCAGGTTTTTCTGGAGTTAACTTCACTGGCGGTACTGCAGGATTTCCTGTTTTGGATTTATTAAACTCTCGCGGTACTGAGGCAGCTCCACTTCCAATCGTATTGGGTGACCCATTAGGGGCAGTGACAGCAATGGGAAACCAGAATTCTGGAAGTACGGCCTTCACGAATGCCGCTCAGATTTATTTTTCGGCGGATGGAAACTTTTCCGCAACAAGCACACCTGCAAATATCTACTTCCGAACGACTCCGGCCGGAGCAGTCAATAACGTAAACCGAATGACGATTACCTCGGGGGGCCTGGTCGGAATTGGTAACTCATCTCCAAATGCTTTACTTTCGTTAGGTGATGGCACCAGTGGTGATAAATTACTTAGAATAAATGAAACCTCTGCCACTCACAAACGCGCCTCTATGATGCTTGGACAATGGGAGATTGGACAGGATTCTCAACCTAACAATACACGCGATTTTTTTATTTTTGATGGCTTTCAATCTCAGCAACGTCTCGTCATTGGAAGTTCTGGGAATGTCGGTTTAGGCGTTAATAACCCTTCATATAAACTTCATGTCGGTCCAGGTAACTTCTTTCTAGAAAGTGGTCACCTTTTTGTTCGTCATAACAGTAATGAAGGTGGTGCGGTTCGTATTCAAAACATGCAGAAAACCGGAGCGCTTGTTAATGATTGGGTCATATATAACATGACGGGTGGATATAATAATGGACTTGCATTTTGGAGATACGCGGCCGATGGAACAAATCTAGGTCCTTCGATGAACTTACATGATAATGGAAACGTAGGTATCGGTACCAGTGCTCCTTCTGAAAGACTTGAAGTCATGGGTAACGTAAAAGGTGTGGCATTTCTCAATACATCAGACCGTCGCTTAAAAAGAGATATCGCGAGCATTCAAGATCCAATTGAAAAGATCAAACAACTTCATGGTGTAACTTATAAATGGAAGGAGAGTGGTGAGAAGTCAGTGGGCTTCATCGCTCAAGAAGTAGAAAAAGTATTTCCAGAATTGGTAAGAACAGACAAAGTAACTGGCATGAAATCAGTCCAATACTCAAACCTTGTGGCGGTGTTAGTTGAAGGTTTTAAAAAGCAATACGATCAAGGTGAGAAAGAAAAAGCAGAGCTTAAAAAAGAAATCGATCGCCTTAAGGCCGAAAACGAAGAGACCAATCGTAGACTAGATAGAATTGAAAAGGCCCTCCAGAAACACCCATAA
- a CDS encoding tail fiber domain-containing protein, producing the protein MRSKLTSKFLVITAITFISYAYADSLSYSGRLVNANGSPVVGPVNLKFDLSSTADTSTVLCSQQISSVALTNGVFHVKLDLNCGASTLSQVLGSIVSPDSAAIRVTNETASKTYSFQSLHSVPSAQIAHGLSKLNANNNEVLTWTGSKWEPKPVTGATGGTVTDITAGTGLSGGTITNSGTIAIANGGVTDTHLAGNISRSKLAAGTANSVVITNGAGVMTEVGQLPVSNGGTGSSTAAGARTNLGLGSASVANLGYASGNALPADNIPVCLPAFKLHFTGVGPTYWSCEADNDTNLDATKLPLAGGTMTGSIDMGTKSIINLANPVDPADAVNKAYVDAQVGGSSSWTKSGSDIYNNNSGMVGVGLSSFYPDMKFQIETRPINANGRAINADLRQHTTTNGTYGLLGGVFKGQTTIASGVTNAGNLTGTWSVAFRNNLPGTLDNGTLAGIKGDYIQYGHYNSEAASTPLTTDVYGLYLSPHYKTGTISNLYDIYVHSGSGGGSVSNYYGLYLPGSAKKNYFEGNLGINVSSPTEKLDVDGNIAATGKLRLKSTTANYVELKAPDALASTLTFNLPGTNGTSGQALITDGSGNLSWSTISASGTSVGGDLTGTVSNAQIAAGAIVDADISASAAIAQTKISGLAASFTAKQDFITAGTTAQYWRGDKSWQTLNTTAVAEGTNLYFLDSRVRAALMATYATGSALPVSTSDTLLQALGKLEGQIVANKAAFDGSGVWSKNSTNVYYNGGNVGIGTNTPVQALDVRGSISALGRIYDDTGASLELGISGKATSINDGELQISSSGYVGVGTTNPQARLDVDGSLQLGRAVDNSTSRYLNIQTGTDTNNAGNGFANGDSVIRLDGGANSGTNTLHLFGNGSRVLNLDLFDGSLFVANKLGIGTAAPSGRLTVSSQGNTLTDYTARFQSSGTVAGAGGILFDQNSAYSFKLHTEGTSATSGRMVFSYINPTDGTVTNDNILTLGRGFVGIGTNVPVTLLSNIPNTDSWSNVGDVNGTGQNTQSFSWKTSAAGYSAAIINTNSGVTGNGLQVRTTGTSSGHNIFTAGTGVASGANTDIFSVRGNGTVGINMITPQAALDVNGYSASPGVGTMRIRNSYNSGGSRYWQIGPDGNGSGNFVVYTDGLAGAYIVYGQTAWSSSSDRRLKKEIEPIEDSLSKIMQLNGVTYKYKKDKESDPRKAGVIAQELKKVLPEAVTEADGYLSVKYTEIIPLLIEGIKDLFKENKREIASVKAETDARIKKLEAENAALKKQNAEMNARLDRIEKSLNRP; encoded by the coding sequence GTGCGGTCTAAATTAACCTCAAAATTCTTAGTGATCACCGCCATCACATTCATTTCTTATGCATATGCTGATTCATTAAGTTACTCAGGTCGATTGGTGAATGCTAACGGCTCGCCGGTTGTGGGTCCTGTGAATTTGAAGTTCGATCTTTCGAGTACTGCCGATACTTCAACTGTTCTTTGCTCTCAGCAAATTTCAAGTGTAGCACTCACGAATGGTGTGTTCCATGTGAAATTAGATTTAAATTGTGGAGCTTCAACACTCTCACAAGTATTGGGCTCGATTGTTTCACCTGACTCGGCCGCCATTCGTGTAACGAATGAAACGGCCAGTAAGACATATTCATTTCAATCTCTGCACTCAGTTCCTTCAGCACAGATTGCTCATGGTCTTTCAAAATTAAATGCGAACAACAATGAAGTTCTGACTTGGACGGGTTCGAAGTGGGAACCAAAACCTGTTACGGGTGCAACTGGTGGAACCGTCACTGATATCACTGCTGGTACAGGTTTATCAGGTGGAACAATCACTAACTCTGGAACAATTGCCATCGCAAATGGTGGAGTTACCGATACACATCTTGCCGGAAATATTTCTCGCTCAAAGTTAGCAGCGGGAACTGCTAACTCAGTGGTCATCACCAACGGGGCAGGAGTAATGACGGAAGTCGGACAACTTCCAGTTTCAAATGGTGGTACAGGTTCTTCAACTGCGGCAGGTGCTCGCACGAATTTAGGACTAGGTTCAGCTTCCGTGGCCAACCTTGGCTATGCCTCTGGGAACGCTCTTCCTGCGGATAATATTCCTGTTTGTCTTCCGGCCTTCAAACTTCATTTCACCGGTGTGGGACCAACTTATTGGTCATGTGAAGCTGACAACGATACAAATTTAGATGCAACTAAATTACCACTTGCTGGTGGAACAATGACCGGCTCAATTGATATGGGTACTAAATCCATTATCAATCTCGCAAATCCTGTTGATCCTGCTGATGCTGTTAACAAGGCCTATGTTGATGCTCAGGTCGGTGGTTCATCTTCTTGGACTAAAAGTGGATCTGATATTTACAACAACAACTCAGGAATGGTGGGAGTTGGGCTTTCTTCTTTTTATCCTGATATGAAATTTCAAATTGAGACTCGCCCAATCAATGCAAACGGAAGAGCAATCAATGCGGATTTAAGACAGCATACTACGACCAATGGTACCTACGGCCTGCTAGGTGGTGTTTTCAAGGGGCAAACAACGATCGCAAGTGGTGTTACCAATGCCGGAAATTTAACTGGTACCTGGTCTGTGGCCTTTAGAAATAATCTTCCCGGAACTTTGGATAATGGAACACTTGCGGGTATCAAAGGCGATTACATTCAGTATGGACATTATAATAGCGAAGCCGCTTCAACTCCATTAACGACTGACGTCTATGGATTGTACTTATCTCCACATTATAAAACCGGAACGATCTCTAATCTCTACGATATTTATGTTCACTCGGGATCAGGTGGTGGATCGGTCTCTAACTATTATGGCTTGTACCTGCCTGGTTCGGCCAAGAAGAACTACTTTGAAGGTAATTTGGGTATCAATGTTTCTTCGCCAACAGAAAAGCTTGATGTGGATGGTAATATTGCGGCGACTGGAAAGCTTCGTCTAAAATCAACAACAGCAAACTATGTCGAGTTAAAAGCTCCTGATGCCCTCGCTTCTACTCTTACATTTAATCTTCCTGGCACAAACGGAACTTCTGGACAGGCCCTCATTACAGACGGTTCTGGAAATTTATCTTGGTCAACAATTTCAGCTTCTGGAACTTCAGTCGGTGGGGATTTAACCGGAACAGTTTCAAATGCTCAAATTGCGGCAGGAGCGATTGTTGATGCTGACATTTCTGCAAGTGCTGCCATTGCTCAAACAAAGATTAGTGGGCTTGCGGCTTCATTCACGGCCAAGCAAGATTTTATCACGGCCGGAACAACAGCTCAGTATTGGAGAGGGGACAAGTCTTGGCAGACTCTCAATACAACCGCAGTTGCAGAAGGAACAAACTTATACTTCTTAGATTCACGTGTGCGTGCAGCGCTTATGGCGACTTATGCAACTGGTTCCGCTCTGCCAGTAAGTACATCGGATACTCTTCTTCAAGCACTTGGAAAATTAGAAGGTCAAATCGTTGCCAACAAAGCAGCCTTTGATGGCTCTGGGGTGTGGAGTAAAAACTCTACAAATGTTTATTACAACGGCGGGAATGTTGGGATCGGGACGAATACCCCTGTCCAGGCACTGGATGTGAGAGGTTCGATCTCTGCCCTAGGACGAATCTATGACGACACAGGGGCCTCTCTAGAATTAGGTATCTCAGGAAAAGCAACTTCTATCAACGATGGTGAGCTTCAAATTTCTTCTTCAGGATATGTTGGTGTAGGTACTACGAATCCTCAAGCTCGTTTAGATGTGGACGGTTCTCTACAATTAGGCCGCGCAGTTGATAATAGCACCTCTCGCTATTTAAATATTCAAACCGGTACTGATACCAATAATGCTGGTAATGGATTCGCAAATGGGGATTCTGTTATCAGGTTAGATGGAGGTGCCAACTCTGGAACGAACACTCTACATCTTTTTGGGAATGGATCTCGAGTTCTTAATCTGGATCTGTTTGATGGTAGCTTGTTTGTTGCAAATAAATTAGGAATCGGAACAGCGGCCCCATCAGGACGTCTCACTGTCTCGAGCCAAGGTAACACTCTTACAGATTATACGGCCCGTTTTCAGAGTAGCGGGACAGTAGCTGGAGCTGGTGGTATTTTATTTGATCAAAATTCAGCTTATTCATTCAAGCTTCATACAGAGGGGACTTCTGCCACTTCTGGTCGAATGGTTTTCAGTTACATCAATCCAACAGATGGAACTGTTACAAATGACAACATACTGACCTTAGGGCGCGGTTTTGTGGGGATTGGAACAAACGTGCCAGTTACGTTGCTTTCAAATATCCCGAACACCGATTCGTGGAGCAACGTAGGAGATGTGAACGGCACCGGACAAAATACTCAGTCATTCAGCTGGAAAACAAGTGCTGCAGGCTATTCTGCGGCGATCATCAATACCAATTCTGGCGTCACAGGTAATGGTCTTCAAGTAAGAACGACAGGCACATCTTCCGGTCATAATATTTTCACTGCGGGTACTGGAGTCGCTTCAGGAGCTAATACGGATATTTTCAGCGTAAGAGGTAATGGTACTGTCGGTATCAATATGATTACTCCACAGGCCGCACTCGATGTGAATGGATATTCTGCTTCTCCAGGTGTCGGGACCATGAGAATTAGAAACTCCTATAACTCAGGTGGATCTCGATACTGGCAAATTGGGCCAGACGGAAATGGTAGCGGAAACTTTGTGGTTTACACTGATGGTCTTGCTGGCGCCTATATCGTTTATGGTCAGACGGCCTGGAGTTCAAGTTCAGATAGACGTCTTAAAAAGGAAATCGAGCCAATTGAAGACTCGCTTTCAAAAATCATGCAACTCAATGGTGTGACCTATAAATACAAGAAGGACAAAGAGTCTGATCCAAGAAAGGCAGGTGTGATTGCCCAGGAATTGAAAAAGGTTCTACCTGAAGCAGTGACGGAGGCCGATGGTTACTTATCAGTTAAATATACCGAGATCATTCCACTTCTTATCGAAGGTATCAAAGATCTCTTCAAAGAGAATAAGCGTGAGATAGCTTCTGTCAAAGCTGAGACAGATGCACGAATAAAAAAATTAGAAGCAGAGAACGCCGCTCTCAAAAAACAAAATGCTGAAATGAATGCTCGCCTTGATCGAATCGAAAAGTCCTTAAACCGTCCTTAA
- a CDS encoding BspA family leucine-rich repeat surface protein, whose protein sequence is MRRPQNADIPMIMIWKTDNPGTTASNQIQLPLAVGATYNFTVEWGDGTTTIITAYNLTAATHTYATPGTYTVKLKGIFTRLRFNNGGDREKLLDITQWGSNRWTSMAEAFYGCTNLQISAVDAPVFKVPVSMASMLRKTTNFNSSIGHWDTSKVTSMFYMFGDAANFNQNISSWDTSAVNDMGGMFAAAYAFNQPIGTWDTSSVISFVSMFSNATAFNQDIGAWNTSSATNMSAMFFLASAFNKNIGSWNTSAVTNMSNMFNGALAFNQNISSWNTAAVIYMNGMFQVAMSFNQPIGSWNTSSVTNMSSMFSRAYAFNQPLNTWNTSAVTNMSGMFYTALAFNQSLNSWVTSSVTNLSAMFQNASAFNGSIGNWNVSAVTNMNSMFSGALAFNQPIGTWNTSAVTDMNSMFSGASAFNQPIGTWNTSSVQFFQSMFRTATSFNQDISTWNTSSALVLNSMFQGATSFNQPIGSWNTSSVTNFGFMFTGASAFNQPLAAWNTSSGTTMSSMFQNATAYNQNLTGWTVNPNVTTCSSFENSAAWTQIPAFANCTP, encoded by the coding sequence ATGCGCAGACCTCAAAATGCAGATATACCGATGATCATGATCTGGAAAACTGACAATCCTGGTACTACAGCGAGTAATCAGATTCAATTACCTCTGGCCGTAGGTGCTACCTATAATTTTACTGTTGAATGGGGAGATGGAACGACGACGATCATTACGGCTTACAACCTTACCGCTGCTACTCACACTTATGCTACGCCCGGAACTTATACTGTTAAATTGAAAGGAATTTTTACAAGACTTCGATTTAATAACGGAGGCGATCGCGAAAAGCTCTTAGATATCACTCAGTGGGGATCGAATCGCTGGACCAGTATGGCCGAGGCCTTCTATGGTTGCACCAATTTACAGATTAGTGCTGTCGATGCCCCCGTATTTAAAGTACCGGTAAGCATGGCAAGTATGCTTCGAAAAACGACGAATTTTAATAGTTCAATCGGTCACTGGGACACAAGCAAAGTAACCAGCATGTTCTATATGTTTGGTGATGCTGCCAACTTCAATCAGAATATTAGCTCTTGGGATACGTCAGCTGTCAATGATATGGGTGGTATGTTTGCAGCAGCTTATGCTTTCAATCAACCTATCGGCACTTGGGATACTTCGTCCGTCATTAGCTTTGTATCAATGTTTAGTAATGCAACAGCTTTTAATCAAGATATCGGTGCATGGAATACTTCTTCCGCTACAAATATGAGCGCAATGTTTTTTCTCGCTTCAGCGTTTAATAAAAATATTGGTTCATGGAACACTTCTGCTGTTACGAATATGTCCAATATGTTCAATGGAGCTTTAGCATTTAATCAAAATATTAGTTCTTGGAATACGGCCGCTGTTATCTATATGAATGGGATGTTCCAAGTCGCCATGTCCTTTAACCAACCAATAGGTTCATGGAACACTTCTAGTGTTACAAACATGTCTTCTATGTTTAGTAGGGCCTATGCTTTTAACCAACCACTCAATACATGGAACACATCTGCTGTTACTAATATGAGTGGAATGTTTTATACAGCATTGGCCTTCAATCAATCCCTTAATTCTTGGGTCACGAGCAGTGTAACAAATTTAAGCGCAATGTTTCAGAATGCCTCTGCTTTTAATGGATCAATTGGTAATTGGAATGTGTCCGCAGTTACGAACATGAACTCGATGTTCAGTGGAGCTTTAGCGTTTAATCAACCCATTGGTACATGGAACACTTCAGCTGTCACAGATATGAATTCAATGTTCAGTGGGGCATCCGCTTTCAATCAACCAATTGGAACTTGGAATACTTCTTCTGTACAATTTTTTCAGTCAATGTTTAGAACTGCGACTTCATTTAACCAGGACATTTCGACTTGGAATACCTCTTCGGCCCTCGTTTTGAATTCGATGTTCCAAGGTGCCACGTCCTTCAACCAACCAATCGGTTCTTGGAATACATCAAGTGTCACGAACTTTGGATTTATGTTCACAGGAGCGTCAGCTTTTAATCAACCTCTTGCTGCATGGAACACTTCTTCTGGAACGACCATGAGTTCAATGTTTCAAAATGCCACGGCCTACAATCAAAACTTAACCGGATGGACAGTAAATCCTAATGTGACTACTTGTAGTAGTTTTGAAAATTCCGCTGCCTGGACGCAAATCCCTGCCTTCGCAAATTGTACGCCATAA
- a CDS encoding tRNA dihydrouridine synthase: MRKLAPVPYGSLFFAPMEGITDDSFRKTIQKLYPEWDVLACDFLRVPSAGKYPNKHLIKHFGKDIFEIPWIQDKTMFQILTSHKAFTVEMVKQVEELQIPWMDMNIGCPSPTVCKNRGGSFLLTDLVSLRGLVRSVRQNYTGRFTCKIRIGYNDTNGFEDSIKMLNDEGVEMITVHGRTRDDMYKAPARWEFIKRAVELSQVPIIGNGDIWKTTDIDRMLKETGCHGVMIARGALKAPWIAQDYRRGYFEPTKEETFAKIKHFFHEYRTLLESENISVRGLLKQSKSVSRFMLEGIEGAEPLRRSLMLSQTVPEFYSIIENLK; the protein is encoded by the coding sequence ATGAGAAAATTAGCTCCCGTTCCCTACGGTTCTCTATTCTTCGCGCCGATGGAAGGCATTACGGACGATTCATTTCGTAAGACCATACAGAAGCTTTATCCTGAGTGGGACGTGCTTGCCTGTGACTTCTTGCGAGTTCCGTCTGCGGGTAAATATCCTAATAAGCATCTCATTAAGCATTTCGGGAAAGATATTTTTGAGATCCCTTGGATTCAAGATAAGACCATGTTTCAGATCCTCACCTCTCATAAGGCCTTCACGGTTGAGATGGTGAAGCAAGTGGAAGAACTTCAGATTCCTTGGATGGACATGAATATTGGTTGTCCTTCTCCTACAGTTTGTAAAAACCGTGGTGGATCGTTTCTTTTGACTGATCTTGTTTCGCTCAGAGGTCTGGTTCGTTCAGTTCGTCAGAACTATACTGGTCGCTTTACCTGTAAAATCAGAATTGGTTATAACGATACCAATGGCTTTGAAGATTCTATCAAGATGCTAAATGATGAAGGTGTCGAGATGATCACCGTTCACGGACGCACTCGTGATGATATGTACAAGGCCCCTGCTCGTTGGGAATTTATCAAACGTGCTGTTGAGCTTTCTCAAGTTCCAATCATTGGTAATGGTGATATTTGGAAAACAACAGATATCGATCGCATGCTGAAAGAAACCGGCTGTCACGGTGTTATGATTGCTCGTGGTGCTCTTAAAGCTCCATGGATTGCTCAAGATTATCGCCGTGGTTATTTTGAACCAACTAAAGAAGAGACCTTCGCCAAGATCAAACACTTCTTCCATGAATATAGGACTCTCCTGGAGTCTGAGAACATTTCTGTCCGTGGGCTTTTAAAGCAAAGTAAGTCTGTTTCGAGATTCATGCTGGAAGGAATCGAAGGTGCAGAGCCATTGAGAAGAAGCTTGATGCTTTCTCAAACTGTTCCTGAGTTTTATTCCATCATCGAAAATTTAAAATAA
- a CDS encoding DUF4149 domain-containing protein → MTIRRLIYAKFLVLTAMWWGWTVLVDIFVIPTVFRTIDIFFKAGDLGIAVFSKLNNLEVFVSSILVALLAYQVTKNKKALPLLVMSIVAWLIAMTYFAFLTPKLTHVTELWKTADLMGLTGVAEYPDLQQAHQFYHKLYIGTDVFKLVLLTVMLGYGIWKEEEWR, encoded by the coding sequence ATGACCATTCGCCGTCTCATTTACGCTAAGTTTTTAGTCCTCACAGCTATGTGGTGGGGTTGGACGGTATTAGTCGATATCTTTGTTATCCCCACTGTTTTCAGAACGATTGATATCTTTTTTAAGGCCGGCGATTTAGGTATTGCTGTTTTCTCTAAGCTGAACAATTTGGAAGTTTTTGTTAGTTCCATTTTAGTTGCTCTCCTTGCCTATCAAGTGACAAAAAATAAAAAGGCCCTTCCACTTCTAGTGATGAGTATCGTAGCGTGGTTGATCGCGATGACTTACTTCGCGTTCCTCACACCGAAGCTGACTCACGTTACAGAACTTTGGAAGACCGCTGATCTTATGGGTCTCACAGGTGTTGCTGAATATCCTGATCTTCAACAGGCCCACCAGTTTTATCACAAGCTCTATATTGGTACTGATGTTTTCAAATTAGTTCTTCTGACTGTGATGTTGGGTTATGGCATTTGGAAAGAGGAAGAGTGGCGATGA
- a CDS encoding secondary thiamine-phosphate synthase enzyme YjbQ, producing the protein MTKQFFLTLPVFKKGFHIITDEVLKAVGTLPDAGLLHVFILHTSAGLAVNENADQTVRHDMDRSFDELAPENQPFYQHTVEGPDDMPAHIKSLLVGSSVTIPITNGKLNLGTWQGIYLCEFRKNATPRKLVMTVLS; encoded by the coding sequence ATGACCAAACAATTCTTTCTTACTCTTCCTGTATTTAAAAAAGGTTTCCACATCATCACTGACGAGGTCCTAAAAGCTGTGGGAACTCTCCCAGATGCCGGACTTCTTCACGTGTTCATCCTGCATACCTCGGCCGGATTAGCGGTCAATGAAAATGCCGACCAAACCGTTCGACATGATATGGACCGAAGCTTTGATGAACTTGCCCCCGAAAATCAACCTTTCTACCAGCACACGGTAGAAGGTCCAGACGATATGCCCGCCCATATTAAGTCTTTGTTAGTTGGTAGTTCGGTCACAATCCCTATTACCAATGGAAAGCTTAACCTTGGAACTTGGCAGGGAATTTACCTCTGCGAGTTTAGAAAGAATGCCACGCCTCGTAAGTTGGTGATGACGGTTTTAAGTTAG